Proteins encoded by one window of Cloeon dipterum chromosome 2, ieCloDipt1.1, whole genome shotgun sequence:
- the LOC135936817 gene encoding uncharacterized protein LOC135936817, with protein MNSFLCTFSLLWLSSLATAANFISVFEWPNQWDYEWPSEESRNRFLLTGAYKPEHFQARYMAVYGTRIFISLDQFYAGIPISLVALPTYSASIAPPKLTPFPSRNMHGKGDCDKIEEATGLEVDSADRLWVLDNGSEDCYAKLWIIHLSKNDQTEIIHVFPFKKSTHDLVLDETPNDTLAYIAWWGGKNIVVFSLKRKKSWIMDIKEIDVISIALSPKEEPRQLYLGKWKSTELYSISVAALRNNQTRAANPTLIGNWTAINPYRMLMDNHGTIYAAFFETNYTSFFHTSRPFKEQRLYQANIRYTGLPFTLALDPSGILWMVVYDDKGEPKYRILKAAVGAESYIFKPSPPVTPAIATTPITTTTKSARVKSTKRFKSTPTTEKSLKVIVGETATAAVQDQECECSIMSEKLDQYWLFIIILIASIVVYVILSSLTFLWFILRQKRNNPPKANEEQQLSVFRNNQQEVQDENSRGAACTNSVSADYDDVGPVEELYEEVIYHRPACTPPPPDLYEQPITVSERRDRQRK; from the exons ATGAATTCGTTCTTGTGCACCTTTTCCTTGCTCTGGCTTTCATCCCTGGCCACCGCCGCCAACTTCATTTCAGTCTTTGAGTGGCCCAATCAATGGGATTACGAGTGGCCGTCCGAGGAGAGCAGGAATCGTTTCTTGTTAACTGGAGCTTACAAACCAGAGCATTTTCAAGCTCGTTACATGGCTGTGTACGGAACACGGATCTTCATCAGCCTTGATCAATTCTATGCTGGCATTCCGATAAGTCTGGTGGCTTTGCCGACGTACAGTGCGTCCATTGCACCCCCCAAGCTCACGCCATTTCCTTCGAGGAACATGCAT GGAAAGGGAGACTGtgacaaaattgaagaagcaacgGGGCTGGAAGTTGATTCGGCTGACAGGCTATGGGTGTTGGACAACGGTAGCGAAGATTGCTACGCAAAATTATGGATTATACATCTGTCCAAGAACGATCAAACCGAAATCATCcatgtttttccttttaaaaaatcgacgCACGATTTGGTGCTTGATGAAACGCCCAACGATACCTTGGCTTACATTGCGTGGTGGGGTGGAAAAAACATTGTCGTGtttagtttgaaaagaaaaaaatcttggaTAATGGATATAAAAGAAATCGACGTTATTTCTATTGCCCTTTCCCCGAAGGAGGAGCCGAGACAGCTTTACCTTGGCAAATGGAAATCCACCGAACTGTATTCCATTTCCGTTGCTGCACTTCGCAATAACCAAACTCGAGCTGCAAATCCAACACTAATCGGAAATTGGACTGCAATTAATCCGTATCgaatgctgatggacaaccacGGCACCATATATGCCGCCTTTTTTGAGACGAATTACACTTCCTTTTTCCACACTTCCCGCCCATTTAAGGAGCAACGTTTATATCAG GCCAATATACGGTATACTGGTTTGCCGTTTACTTTAGCCTTGGATCCAAGTGGAATCCTTTGGATGGTGGTTTACGATGACAAAGGAGAGCCAAAATACAGGATTTTAAAGGCTGCAGTCGGTGCTGAGTCATATATTTTCAAGCCCTCACCACCTG TTACGCCAGCTATTGCGACCACTCCAATAACCACCACTACCAAATCAGCGCGTGTTAAAAGCACAAAACGATTCAAGTCTACTCCAACCACAGAAAAATCTTTGAAGGTAATTGTTGGGGAAACTGCCACAGCCGCGGTGCAGGACCAGGAGTGTGAGTGCAGCATCATGTCGGAAAAATTGGACCAATATTGGCTGTTTATCATCATCCTGATCGCCTCCATCGTGGTCTACGTGATCTTGTCGAGTTTGACCTTTTTGTGGTTCATCCTGAGACAGAAGAGAAACAATCCGCCAAAAGCCAACGAGGAACAGCAACTGTCCGTTTTCCGTAACAACCAGCAGGAAGTCCAAGATGAGAATTCGAGAGGTGCCGCCTGCACAAATTCCGTTTCGGCCGATTACGATGACGTCGGCCCCGTAGAAGAGCTGTACGAGGAAGTTATATATCACCGGCCCGCTTGCACACCCCCTCCTCCTGATCTCTACGAACAGCCGATAACTGTCTCAGAACGCCGCGATCGGCAAAGAAAGTGA